The following proteins come from a genomic window of Pseudomonadota bacterium:
- a CDS encoding integrin alpha, translating into MKRHTSLPPWTPAVVTLCAVAIPLLPIDPAEAQGLIDLTGASGANSVQLSNTSTSADRLGQSVSGTGDVNGDGFDDVIFGAPQADGGLGEVYVMFGSAAPTAALATADLDGSNGFRISNGTLEFSLELGLAVTGGADLTGDGRDDLAFTTDNSTNGRVYVLPGQIGAFPASVTLGPSLPIGIRQLVTPFTGERVSALAIVGDVNDDTPGDLLIGSQDASGGNSSGQGYVAFGPVASSVSLGSLSGLNGFEIPGFRVGDLLGTTVAAAGNFNNDSFDDLILGAPGDATTSEDAAYLLYGFSDSTVSSRGLNFSFGDEGGFAMRANAADEANVGVVGTAGDLNGDGFDDLFVGAPGATTAGVYVVFGQAADYPPALDLASLDGSNGFRINDVAILGQLGEAVSAIGDINGDGFDDLAIGDPNRGPGDLSIPGVVYVVFGAATFPAELELSDLSGSNGFVVEGPAGNQRLGAALAGAGDFNNDGLDDLVIGAPQDGGGRGYVLLGNSAPRSLEPALALAPTLEDSTSDEVLLSDLLGPVYVDAEPLAGVAVIDNPFGPFQGSWQFNNGGPWFPLSTGQTESSATVLTAATRLRYVPVPDFAGGPIRLQLRLWDGNWGMGGDNRDIRDAINALGGFGDVVSVEIIVTPVNDRPTLLVSDPPRVLAGAGPQLLPGFASLNPGGGETAQTGTYQFVSLTNPQLFLDLPSIDSNGDLTYTPNEGSGGTSEVQFVVQDSGGTTNGGEDTSQPVTVTFTILDTFLFADSFED; encoded by the coding sequence ATGAAAAGACACACCAGCCTGCCGCCTTGGACGCCCGCGGTAGTCACGCTCTGCGCAGTTGCGATCCCCTTGCTGCCGATCGATCCAGCCGAAGCCCAAGGGCTGATTGACCTCACCGGAGCGAGCGGGGCGAACAGCGTCCAGCTCAGTAATACCAGCACCAGCGCCGACCGCCTGGGGCAGTCGGTCAGCGGCACCGGCGACGTCAATGGCGACGGGTTCGACGACGTGATTTTTGGCGCACCGCAGGCGGACGGTGGGCTGGGCGAGGTTTATGTCATGTTCGGGAGCGCAGCGCCTACTGCCGCGCTCGCCACGGCGGATCTCGACGGCAGCAACGGCTTTCGCATATCCAACGGGACGCTGGAGTTCAGTCTGGAGCTGGGTCTTGCTGTGACCGGTGGCGCTGACCTCACCGGCGACGGTCGCGACGATCTGGCGTTCACCACCGACAACAGCACGAACGGTCGAGTCTACGTTTTGCCGGGGCAGATCGGCGCATTCCCGGCCAGCGTGACGCTCGGGCCGTCGCTGCCGATCGGCATTCGCCAGCTGGTCACGCCCTTTACCGGCGAACGCGTCAGCGCGCTGGCGATTGTCGGCGACGTCAACGACGACACCCCGGGCGACCTGCTGATCGGTAGCCAGGACGCTAGCGGAGGCAACAGCTCAGGCCAGGGCTATGTGGCCTTCGGCCCGGTGGCCAGCTCCGTGAGCCTTGGCTCGTTGAGCGGACTGAACGGCTTTGAGATTCCCGGATTCCGGGTTGGGGACCTTCTCGGCACAACGGTTGCGGCCGCTGGCAACTTCAACAACGACAGTTTCGACGACCTGATCCTCGGTGCACCCGGGGACGCCACGACCTCCGAGGACGCGGCCTATCTGCTGTACGGGTTCAGCGACAGTACGGTGAGCTCCCGCGGCCTCAACTTCTCCTTTGGGGACGAAGGCGGCTTTGCGATGCGGGCGAACGCCGCGGATGAGGCGAACGTGGGTGTTGTCGGCACCGCCGGGGACCTTAACGGCGACGGCTTCGACGATCTTTTTGTGGGCGCGCCGGGCGCCACCACCGCGGGGGTCTACGTCGTGTTTGGCCAGGCGGCGGACTATCCGCCGGCGCTTGACCTCGCCAGCCTGGATGGCAGCAACGGCTTTCGCATTAACGATGTCGCCATCCTCGGGCAGCTGGGTGAAGCGGTCAGCGCGATCGGGGACATCAATGGTGACGGATTCGACGACCTCGCAATTGGTGACCCAAACCGGGGTCCTGGTGACCTGTCGATCCCGGGAGTGGTCTATGTCGTCTTCGGGGCAGCCACTTTCCCAGCGGAGCTCGAACTCTCCGACCTGAGCGGGAGTAACGGTTTTGTGGTCGAAGGGCCGGCGGGAAACCAGCGGCTCGGCGCCGCGCTGGCTGGTGCCGGGGACTTCAATAACGACGGGCTGGATGATCTGGTGATCGGCGCGCCGCAAGACGGCGGCGGTCGGGGGTATGTGCTGCTCGGCAATTCCGCGCCGCGCAGCCTCGAGCCCGCGCTGGCCCTGGCGCCCACGCTCGAGGATTCCACGTCGGACGAGGTCTTGCTGAGTGATCTGCTGGGCCCGGTCTATGTCGACGCAGAGCCGCTGGCCGGCGTTGCGGTGATCGACAATCCGTTTGGTCCGTTCCAGGGCAGCTGGCAATTCAACAACGGCGGCCCGTGGTTTCCGCTGTCGACCGGTCAAACCGAAAGCAGCGCAACCGTTCTCACGGCGGCCACCCGGCTGCGCTACGTGCCCGTGCCCGACTTTGCCGGCGGTCCAATCCGCCTGCAGCTCAGACTCTGGGACGGAAACTGGGGCATGGGCGGGGACAATCGCGATATTCGCGATGCGATCAACGCCCTCGGCGGCTTTGGCGACGTGGTCAGTGTCGAAATCATCGTCACGCCCGTCAACGACCGGCCGACGCTGCTGGTGTCCGACCCACCCCGCGTTCTGGCCGGCGCCGGCCCTCAGCTTCTGCCTGGCTTTGCGTCACTTAATCCGGGCGGCGGGGAGACGGCTCAGACCGGTACCTATCAGTTTGTGTCGTTGACCAATCCACAGCTTTTCCTGGACCTGCCCAGCATCGATAGCAACGGCGACCTCACCTATACCCCCAACGAGGGTAGCGGCGGCACGTCCGAGGTGCAGTTTGTCGTGCAGGATTCCGGCGGCACAACCAACGGCGGTGAGGACACCTCACAACCGGTCACCGTGACGTTCACCATTTTGGACACGTTTCTGTTCGCAGACAGCTTTGAAGACTAA